The genomic window CAGACGGTTGTGGCCCAACAGGCcgcttattcatatagtcgggaCCGTATCCACTCCACGCCACGTCCGAGAaaaagttatagcaggcatattgatgaCCCATCCGTGTCAAGCAGTGGACGAAACCGCAACCCGCCTCGTGGGCATGAGCCGACGCGTGGTGGAGGTAATGCTCAGAATGTTGTGGATCAGGGTAGAGTGTGTCGGGAGGCTGAGTTGGCGGCTCAATACGCGGCTCGTCAGCATTCTCCGGCTCATCCAACAAATTCAGTGGAAACAGGCTTGACCTTCAGAactttgggtgtgccatgtttagtgccggctctacgtaatgagtatttgcctaaagatttcaagggtcctcgcaaggtgcctaactacaccgcTGACTTACCCCCTGAAGCTTGGGtcaagagttacgagatggccatggaactgctggatgttagcgatgcttcatgtgctaagtatttcaccatgatgttggatggaacggctcgcacttggttgaaagggctacctgcCAACTCCATTGGCTCGTGGGCCGAGTTAaaaagcccggtttattcagaattttaaagatacgtgcaagcagccaatgtcaattgtggatttggacgCCTATGTCCAGGAAGAGGGtgagtcgacaacccattgggtgcgccgggtctcaactatcctgcactcgtcggatcgcatcaatgccggttcagcagtattgatgttagagaagaattgtcgttttctGCCCCTTAAACAGAAGCTAGGGTGGCTCAAGCACCACTGCAGCGACATGGGGgaactgatggcggctctggttaagtatgccgactctgatggtaccaaggaccccgagtctgatgatgaaaagccgggaaaggtaATGAAGAGTAGCAGCACCAAGAGCCAACATCGTAACCCGGTGAATCAggggggcaatggtaagcgcaaggctgataacagtttggactttgtggctaataccaacacgcagaaTAATGGTCAACGTCGTAAGGGAAAGTTGCCTCCCCGGTTTGGAGGGTCAAGTTTCAATCTTGAGCAgatgttgaatcagccctgcccgaagcatagTACACAGGAAAGGCCATCTgctcacctctggaaagattgtttcATCATGAAAGAGTACAAAAATTCCGGTCTTTTCCAAAATAATCATgagtcgggcggcggctcaggtccCGGTTCTCACGGTCCGGGTTATGGAGGTGGAGGTTCTAATTCCGGTTTTCAAGGCCAGGGCAATCAAGGCAATtggggtggttataatcagcagccTGGTCAGGGGGCTCAGCAGCAGCAACATtcgggttatcagagtaatccaaagtagttgaatagtggacagtatcacgtcTCAGAGAAGTATTGGTTATTTGGGACATGTTATTAGTCAAGAGGGAGTCATTACAAATCCAAGCAAAATTGCCACTATAGCTACTTGGCCTTGTTCTAGTGGATGGGAAAGAAATCAGATGGTTTATGGGTATTACAGGCTAGAAAGTCATTCATCATTATGGGTTAATCAACAAACCACTCACTCGATTTATCAAGAAAGGAGTTCAATTCTTGTGGACATCTGAAACTGAATTAGCTTTTCAAACACTAAAAAGGCACTTATGACTGCACTACTTTTGGCTCTTCCTTTTTCATAAGCCTTTTGTTATTGAAATTGATGCATGTGACAaagaagttggtgttgttttaatgAAGCCAGGTCATCCTCTAGCTTATGTGAGAAAGACCTTGGGACCAATCAGTCAGTGTATGAAAATGAATATCTAGCTACTATGTTAGCACTTGAATATTGGAGGCCATATTTGCAGGTTATGGAGCTCACAATTAAAAACATACCAAAATAAATTAGCAGAGTTGGAAACATAGCATTTGCATACAACTTGGCATCAAAAAGCCCTCACTAAAATGATGGGCATGCAATTGTGTACAAGAAAGGTACTACTAATTCAGTTGTTGATGCTCTTTCCAGAATGCCACACAGTGATTCTCATGTGTTGGCACTCTCCGCAATAACTCCTTTGCGGTTTCAAGAGATTGACAATGATTCTAAAGCTCGGGAATTACTCCAATACTTAAGCGTATCTCCTACTTCTCAACCATGTTACTATTTGCAAAATGGTATGATTAAGTACAAAGGAAGGATTTGGATTGGTAATACACCTACTCTCCATGCTTCCATTGTCAGAGCTTTTCATGGCAGTCCTATAGATGGTCATTCTAGTTCTCCAACAACCTACAAGAGAATTCATAGTCTTTTCTATTTGATTGGCATGAGGAAGTTTATTAAGGAAATCGTTCAGGCTTGTCTTATTTGTCAACAAGCTAAAACTGAAAGAGTTGCTTATCCTGGGTTGTTATGTCCATTACTCATTCCTCGTCAAGCTTGGGAGATGGTCACAACGGATTTTTATAGTGGCTTGCCTACTTATGGGGGGTATAACTGCATTTTAGTGGTAATTGATAATTTCACTAAATATGGCCGGTTTATCGCTTTACATCATCTTTTCTCTGCTCAAGTTGTTGCAGAAACCTTCATTGATGATGTATACAAGTTACATATCATGCCAAATATAGTTCCTTCTGGAAAACTGTAATCAAGGCAACCGGAAGTGAACCGAAAATGAGTACAACCAACCATCCTGAAATAGATGGCCAAACTGAGAAGGTAAACCAGCAGATAAAACACTATTTCATGTGCTTCATCTCCATCCTATTGATCCAAGTGGCTTTCTCTTTGTGAATTCTGGTACAATACCAATGACATTCCTCTGTTGGCAAGACCCCATTTGAGATTTTATATGGACAAGCTCCAAGATACTTTGATATCTCTGCTTCTGACACTGTAGCATTTCCTGATATTGTTGTTTGGCTGGAACAGAGAGCTCTTGTTGTTGATTTAGTCAGACAACATCTTCAATGAGCTCAGcaaaagataatatttcaagcagatAAGAACATAACTAGCATACAGTTTGTAGTTGGTGACAAGGTGTTTTTGAAATTGCTGCCTTATGTCCAATCCTTTTGTCAGGTTAGCTAATCATAAATTGCCCTCCAAGTACTATGGGCCATATATACCATTACTTAAAAGATTGGCCAACCGGTGTATCAATTAGAATTGCCTAGTTCAAACAGAGTTCATCAAGTGTTCCATGTTCCTCAGTTGAAACGCTATGTTACTTCTCCACTTGAGGTACAAACATCTCTTCCATACTGAGATGCTTTACCTCAAGCAGTGCCTGTCCAGGTTCTCCAGCACCGGGGTCGACAGCGTAGACTTCATACTATTCCTCAAGTACTCGTTCAGTGGAGCGGTGCTGATGCTGCTCCGGCTACCTGGGAGGACCTAGAGTATCTACCACAGCAATTTCCAAGTACATATTTATGTACTActtcaattttaaaaaatattaatattTATGTACTACTACTTCATAGCCATGCTTTCCCATAGAAGAGAGAAGAAACTTAAGTAATTCTATTCGTGGATCATGGCGTACTTTGCGATTGGTTGAAAGAAgaatcaacacacatacagctATGGCCACGTCTACAGAAAAGATTAGCCTGGAATGGATTTCGATGTCCTTGGATTAACGTTGTTTCAAATTAGCACTACCGCGAGCACTTGATTATTCGCGGTGTCCGGTCATCCGCCGGGCTGGTCGTCGCCCTCCTTCTTGAGGTCTGACGGCGGCAGGAAGTAGTCGGAGGTGAGGCCTTTCACGTTGAAGTCGGCCTCCTCCACCGTCCACgtctcctccagcttcctcttgtGGTTGACGGAGCCCTCGCCGTAGCGGAAGAGCGTGACGGTGGTTTTGCCGCCGTGCGCGATGTTGACGCCGTCGATGTGGCGGTAGTTGTTGATGACGGACTCCATGCTGGTCTCCCAGAAGATGTTCTCGCTGCGTCGCGCGCCCTTGCCGGACTTCATGCGGAGCAGGTGGTTGTCCTCGAGCTGGATGAGCAGGCCCGTGCGCTGGCTGAAGTATCCCCACACCGTGTGGTGGATGATGTCGAACGCCGCCGCGCTCCGCGCCCGCAGCGTCATggcgctcgcctccagcttcagGATGAAGCACTCCTCGCCGTTGATGACCTTCTCGCCGATGCATACCGCGTCGGAGAAGAGGTTCGCGATCGACCGCGGGTCCAGACCCTGCAGGCCATGCATGCATGCGTCAAGAAGGTCTCGAATTGATCGATGCATCCGGTGGTAGGATACGTGGGCGTGCCTGGAGGGACCGGCGGAGTGGGCGGGGCGGGCCGCGGGAGGCATGGGAGTTCTCGGCGGCGGACTGGCGCCAGGCGACCTTGCCGTCGCTGCCGGCGCTCATCTTGTGACCGGCCATGATGAGCTCGAAGTACCAGACCTCGGGGCACTTCTGCCAGAGCACGAAGCCGCCGACCTCAGCGCGTCCCTGGGCGGCGGTGACGGTCTGGTCGCCGAGGTGGAACTCGGACGCGCACATCTTCACCTTCCCGACGGCGTACATGCTCTGCACGCCCTGCAGCGCCGCCTGCCCGCCCGTGGCCGCGATGTACTGCTGCATGATGTATTTGGCCGTCGACGCTTGCTTCATTCATGCATCCACACAACCAAACACACGTACGCTACGCGTGTCAAGAATCAATTCAATCGTTTGTGCTGCTGTTGATGTGGCGTGCACGGAGCATGCATGCAAGGCTTACGATGGAGGAGTCGCGGATGGAGCGGCTGAAGGCGCGGTCGTGGGGGACGGGGCAGGGGATGAGCGGCGAGCCGACGACGTTGAGGAAGAGCTGGAGCTCGGcgttggcggcggcagcggcgggcccTTCGGCGGTTGCGCGGTCGAACGCCTGGGTCTTGAGCCAGGCGCGCATGTTGGGACCGCCGCCCCGGCGCTTGTCGGCGCCGGGGGCGTTGGCGAGCATCTCATCGGGGATGGGCACCTCCAGCACGGTGTCCAGCTGGGAGTCGTCGCGGTCATGGTTCGGGCACAGCTTCCTCATGACACGACCACCACCGCATCAATAATGCCGACCGGCCAACGGGAGCAGGACGCCCGACGCGCTGTGCGGAACAGACAGGAGAGCGGAAGGGAGAGAAACAGGGGGGAGGAAGGAACGAGAGGAGAGGGAAGGTCGGGGACGACATGTAGGAGCAGGACGCCATGCATTGGAAGCGAGGAATTAGTGGATCCCGCCGAGCCCGGAGGTCGAGGCGAGGCGGGAGCTGCCTGCATGCATGCAGCAGCGTCTCGCCGGGAGCGCCCTGGACCAGACCAGGCCGCGGCCCATTTCTCGAAACAGCACACGGCTCACCCGGCAGAGCAGACCTTTGTGTTCCACTACAACAACAAAAAGGCAGAGCAGACCCTACCTTAACTTCCAcacagcagcggcggcagcggcggcggtacGATTAGGTTCCTCGCCGGCGCGATCGACGCCGACTCCGCCACCAGCCTATGACATCTGGTGCCCGCCTCTAAGATCCGGTAtgcgcctcttcctcctccctctcctctaaACTCCGGTGGTGGAATGGTGGTATCCCATCCGCTGAACCGTGCACGCCAAGTGCTCGACGCTTCGCGTGCTTGGTCGGTTGCGATGAACTAGGATCTCATCTCACCTACTGAGTATTCTCGCAGGAACGATGGCGGAGACGCagccgcgctcgccgccgccgtcgtggtCGGCCATCCCGCTGGACCTGGCGAGCCTGGTGCTCCGCCTCCTCCCCGCGTACGCCGACCGCGCCCTCTTCGCCGCCGTGTGCCCGCAGTGGCGCAACGTCGCGCAGCAGTTCCTCCGCCTGcacccgccgctgccgctgctcgcTCTCCCGGACGGCACCTTCTACAGCCTCCCCTACGCCAAGCCCTTCCGCTTCCCGGGATTCGGCTTCGCCGGGTACcagggcgtctgcggcagctggCTCGTCTTCCCGCGCGACGACGGGTGCTTCCTGCATGACCCGTTCGCCAGGGCCACCGTCAGGCTCCCTCCTCTCTCGCGCGTCCGGCTGCGTCCTCCAAACGCAGTCCAGAAATGGACAAAATGGGAAGACGGGGAGCGCTCCCCCGACCCTTACACCACATGGATGCATATAGAGGACATGGAAGGGAAGCTGCGCATGAGCAAGATAATATTGTGCTCCCCCAACCTTGTTGCTGCGCTGGTCGGTGTTGGAAGACCCTGTCACCTTCCAATATGCCATCCAGGAGGCGCCAGTCAGATTCTAATGTGCCAGCCGGGGGCCTCGTCGTGGTCAGTACGCGCGTATGACAAGTGTAAGCTTTACGAAGACATGGCCTTCTACCAGGGCAAGCTCTATGCCATTGCCAATGATGAGAACCTCTTTGTGGTGAACATCAGCCAGCACCAATGCACCGGGGATCCACAGGTCTCTCGAGTTGGACAGGTCATCAAGGGTGATCCCTGGCAGACAGTTGCGTCCGAAGACGACAATACGCCCGGCAAGAAGCTCTACCTGGTTGAATCACGCGGTAAATTGCTGATGGTATGCAGGAAGATTTGGGTTCCTGAACTTGAAGACGGAGATTTTTCTTTCGGGAATGAGTTTGAGGTATTCGAGGCTGACTTTGCGCATTCACGGTGGGTGAAGGTGACAACTGTGGGGGATGACCAGGTGCTGTTTCTTGGGAGAAGGTGCTCCAGGGCTGTCTCTGTGTCTCAGTATGGGTTGCCCGGTGATCACATCTTTTTCTTGGATGATGACGAAGTGAATCGTGTGAAATACGGCTATGATGAGAACACCTTTTGCAGTGCCTATAACATGAGAGACGGCAAGGTCTCTTCCCCTCATCCAATGATCTCCTGGAAACGTTGTGATGAGATGTGTCTTGCAGCATGGCTCTTCCCTCAGGACTGAATCACTGAAGTGAAGATGTTATTGCTGTTCCAGCTGCTTCCAAGTTGGTATGGTGATCAGTAGTTACCAAGCCAATAAATTGCCTTAGTATGTATCCAATTTAACCACCGTATTTATCTGAACTTAT from Triticum aestivum cultivar Chinese Spring chromosome 3B, IWGSC CS RefSeq v2.1, whole genome shotgun sequence includes these protein-coding regions:
- the LOC123070871 gene encoding uncharacterized protein, yielding MRKLCPNHDRDDSQLDTVLEVPIPDEMLANAPGADKRRGGGPNMRAWLKTQAFDRATAEGPAAAAANAELQLFLNVVGSPLIPCPVPHDRAFSRSIRDSSIQASTAKYIMQQYIAATGGQAALQGVQSMYAVGKVKMCASEFHLGDQTVTAAQGRAEVGGFVLWQKCPEVWYFELIMAGHKMSAGSDGKVAWRQSAAENSHASRGPPRPLRRSLQGLDPRSIANLFSDAVCIGEKVINGEECFILKLEASAMTLRARSAAAFDIIHHTVWGYFSQRTGLLIQLEDNHLLRMKSGKGARRSENIFWETSMESVINNYRHIDGVNIAHGGKTTVTLFRYGEGSVNHKRKLEETWTVEEADFNVKGLTSDYFLPPSDLKKEGDDQPGG
- the LOC123070870 gene encoding uncharacterized protein translates to MQQRLAGSALDQTRPRPISRNSTRLTRQSRPLCSTTTTKRQSRPYLNFHTAAAAAAAVRLGSSPARSTPTPPPAYDIWCPPLRSGTMAETQPRSPPPSWSAIPLDLASLVLRLLPAYADRALFAAVCPQWRNVAQQFLRLHPPLPLLALPDGTFYSLPYAKPFRFPGFGFAGYQGVCGSWLVFPRDDGCFLHDPFARATVRLPPLSRVRLRPPNAVQKWTKWEDGERSPDPYTTWMHIEDMEGKLRMSKIILCSPNLVAALVGVGRPCHLPICHPGGASQILMCQPGASSWSVRAYDKCKLYEDMAFYQGKLYAIANDENLFVVNISQHQCTGDPQVSRVGQVIKGDPWQTVASEDDNTPGKKLYLVESRGPTLFGIDHPTLSAVNESAWFVVLSRTVELWRGGDGRQGPPRQASFNTSFTMDGTSPVAFVVLLDRFPTYKGKFISVTTFISGPGDPTQRGSNRFAAVKVGTVKSYAPESPRVGLNVTVTPSSATPTVTVICGFHGCCAAAVGFYYNSRYRRWKKDLEQLAKSMQRLPGMPCRIDFSDIKKATKNFDGTMKLGSGTFGSVYRCRLPAALETGRPEMEVAVKKFTRNDDRRFDDFLDEVSVINRLRHKNIVPLIGT